GTAACAGACTTGCAGACAGAGATTCCGGGAAGAGGAATAGGAGTGGCATCAGATGGCTCGTGGCAAGGTAAAGTGGTTCAATGAGCAGAAGGGATTTGGTTTCATCGAGCAGGACACTGGCACCGACGTCTTTGTCCACTACTCGGCAATCCAGGGCGCGGGTTTCAAGACCCTGGCCGAGGGCGATGAGGTC
Above is a window of Planctomycetota bacterium DNA encoding:
- a CDS encoding cold-shock protein, translating into MARGKVKWFNEQKGFGFIEQDTGTDVFVHYSAIQGAGFKTLAEGDEVEFDVTQGPKGPKAENVRRPEG